Proteins encoded by one window of Cheilinus undulatus linkage group 13, ASM1832078v1, whole genome shotgun sequence:
- the ptger4c gene encoding prostaglandin E receptor 4 (subtype EP4) c, with protein MINDTLSFGELDVNVSEQLPLSLSRNHSVFPALQLESKSLVTSATMFAVGVLGNLIAIVVLCISKREQKETTFYTLVCGMAITDLLGTCFTSPVVIATYVANRWPGGALLCHFFSFSMLFFGSAGMSILCAMAVERYLAINHAYFYSQHIDRTMARFALLVTYLANIVLCIMPSFGFGQHVRHYPGTWCFLNWRAMDPLGACYSFLYGGVMLLLIAVTVLCNVAVCRSLVGMNQRTGIVRADVCEQGGSRRRFPRLPSVTSAAEIQMFWLLIFMTIVFLVCSIPLVVRIFVNQLYDPAVISAGGKPDYRGDMLAIRFASFNPILDPWVYILCRKNLVVKGCEKIKRTVARVKSGGRDDIGWVGEQHSPPSSNSNDTSYASLRTASYRNDVEHRVTIQQQTFTDFALRQAWEYDTARDNFHPFSVESTAILACEEEGTAGSKQVGEAKPTPGRSATPAISAHVRKVDIVTCTFSTPSSCQSVKCL; from the exons ATGATCAACGACACACTTTCGTTCGGGGAGCTGGACGTGAATGTTTCTGAGCAGCTGCCTCTCTCTCTTAGCAGGAACCACAGCGTGTTCCCTGCGCTCCAACTCGAGTCCAAGTCTTTGGTCACCTCAGCCACTATGTTCGCAGTGGGAGTCCTGGGAAACCTCATCGCCATAGTTGTATTGTGCATCTCCAAGAGGGAACAAAAGGAAACCACTTTCTACACTTTGGTGTGCGGGATGGCCATCACGGATCTGCTGGGAACATGCTTCACCAGTCCGGTGGTGATCGCCACTTACGTAGCCAACCGCTGGCCGGGTGGAGCGCTGCTCTGCCacttcttctccttctccatGCTCTTCTTCGGCTCAGCAGGGATGTCCATCCTGTGCGCCATGGCTGTGGAGCGATACTTAGCCATAAACCATGCGTATTTCTACTCTCAGCATATAGACAGGACGATGGCGCGCTTTGCGCTCCTGGTCACCTACTTGGCCAACATCGTGTTGTGCATCATGCCAAGTTTTGGCTTTGGGCAGCACGTGAGACACTACCCGGGGACTTGGTGCTTTTTGAACTGGAGGGCGATGGACCCGCTCGGTGCCTGCTACTCTTTCCTGTATGGAGGCgtaatgctgctgctgattgCTGTGACGGTTCTGTGTAATGTGGCGGTGTGTAGGTCGCTGGTAGGCATGAACCAGAGGACGGGGATTGTCAGAGCAGACGTGTGTGAGCAAGGGGGGTCACGGCGCCGCTTCCCCCGGCTACCCTCTGTCACCTCAGCGGCGGAGATCCAGATGTTCTGGCTGCTGATCTTCATGACCATCGTTTTCTTGGTCTGCTCCATCCCTTTAGTG gtgCGGATCTTCGTCAACCAGCTGTATGACCCTGCTGTGATCTCCGCTGGAGGAAAGCCAGACTACCGAGGCGACATGTTGGCGATCCGCTTCGCCTCATTTAACCCCATACTGGACCCTTGGGTGTACATTTTGTGCAGGAAGAACCTGGTGGTGAAGGGCTGCGAGAAGATAAAGAGGACGGTGGCCCGAGTTAAGAGCGGCGGCAGAGACGACATTGGCTGGGTGGGAGAGCAACACTCCCCTCCGTCTTCAAACAGCAATGACACCAGTTACGCGTCATTACGCACAGCCAGCTACAGGAACGACGTGGAGCACCGCGTTACCATCCAGCAACAGACTTTTACTGACTTTGCTTTGAGACAGGCGTGGGAGTACGACACAGCGCGGGACAACTTTCACCCGTTCAGCGTGGAGTCGACCGCCATCCTGGCCTGTGAGGAGGAGGGGACAGCGGGGTCCAAACAGGTGGGGGAAGCCAAGCCTACTCCAGGACGCAGCGCTACACCAGCTATCTCTGCGCACGTGAGGAAAGTGGACATTGTTACGTGCACGTTCAGCACACCGAGCTCGTGCCAGTCAGTGAAATGCCTCTGA